Proteins from one Desertifilum tharense IPPAS B-1220 genomic window:
- a CDS encoding ABC exporter membrane fusion protein yields MSIQGSLKPLNRRVLGIAIAAVAFTGASVYYAISQFGPKPQPPAIAQTTPTIQYVTALGRLLPETEVIRVSAPLSLDKDRLAELNVQRGDRVEANQIIAILDSRDRLENALNQAQERLRVAEAKLAQVKAGAKSGEINAQQATIRRLEAQWQTDTAAQQAVISRLEAQLQGEIAAQQATVERLEAAQQNAEAEYRRHEQLYKDGAISTSLFDSKRLTWETQRQQLNEARVTLERIQNTGRQQLNEARVTLDRLERTGSQQVNEAQATLEQIAEVRPVDVQAAQAEVDAALADVKKAESDLNQVFIHAPIGGRILEVHTRPGETLSDNGVVDLGQTDRMEAIAEVYQTDIGKVRQGQTAIITSDSFDGELRGTVRLVGLQVGQQSVFSNQPGENLDRKVVEVRIRLNPEDSQRVADLTHLQVQVAIQL; encoded by the coding sequence ATGAGCATTCAAGGATCGCTCAAACCGTTAAATCGTCGGGTGCTAGGAATTGCAATTGCCGCTGTTGCCTTCACGGGGGCGAGTGTATATTACGCCATCTCTCAATTTGGCCCCAAACCGCAACCCCCGGCGATCGCCCAAACCACCCCCACCATCCAGTACGTCACCGCCTTGGGCCGCCTGCTGCCAGAAACCGAAGTGATCCGCGTTTCCGCCCCCCTCTCCCTGGATAAAGACCGTTTAGCAGAACTGAACGTGCAAAGAGGCGATCGCGTCGAAGCCAATCAAATTATCGCCATTCTCGATAGTCGCGATCGCTTAGAAAACGCCCTCAACCAAGCCCAAGAACGCCTGCGCGTCGCCGAAGCCAAACTCGCCCAAGTCAAAGCCGGGGCAAAATCCGGAGAAATCAACGCCCAACAGGCCACCATTCGCCGCCTAGAGGCCCAATGGCAAACCGACACCGCCGCCCAACAAGCCGTCATTAGCCGCTTAGAAGCGCAACTCCAAGGGGAGATCGCCGCCCAACAAGCCACAGTAGAACGCCTCGAAGCCGCCCAACAAAACGCCGAAGCCGAATATCGCCGCCACGAACAACTCTATAAAGATGGGGCAATTTCCACCTCCCTGTTTGATAGCAAGCGCCTCACCTGGGAGACGCAACGCCAACAACTCAACGAAGCCAGAGTCACCCTAGAACGGATTCAAAATACCGGCCGCCAGCAACTCAACGAAGCCAGAGTCACCTTAGATCGCCTGGAACGAACCGGAAGCCAACAGGTTAACGAAGCCCAAGCCACCCTAGAACAAATCGCAGAAGTCCGTCCTGTGGATGTGCAAGCCGCCCAAGCGGAGGTAGACGCCGCCTTAGCCGATGTGAAAAAAGCCGAAAGCGACTTAAATCAAGTGTTTATTCACGCCCCCATTGGCGGCCGCATCCTCGAAGTTCATACGCGACCCGGCGAAACCCTCAGCGATAACGGCGTGGTGGACTTGGGACAAACCGATCGCATGGAAGCGATCGCCGAAGTCTATCAAACCGACATTGGCAAAGTCCGTCAAGGCCAAACCGCCATTATTACCAGCGACTCCTTTGATGGGGAATTGCGGGGAACTGTCCGCTTAGTTGGGTTGCAAGTCGGCCAGCAAAGCGTGTTTAGCAACCAACCGGGCGAAAACCTCGATCGCAAAGTTGTGGAAGTGCGAATTCGCCTCAACCCGGAAGATAGCCAACGGGTTGCAGACTTAACCCACCTTCAAGTTCAAGTGGCGATTCAACTCTAA
- a CDS encoding restriction endonuclease subunit R, whose amino-acid sequence MPQTLQAKDIDLRYLIDNFGLQLVQDDLFFPEWQENLPEITDLDKQLLDKVKAGYLNLLNYPPLLEDAIRMAILDPLLFIGDFYLAPFYVKSEEPIEINLEDKENLIKGKIDTLVLKDQFWVMVIESKRASFSIEAGLPQILTYMLANPHSGQPSFGMITTGGSFIFIKLVKNAIAQYATSNIFDLRNRGNELYSVLSILKKLSQSVMFDC is encoded by the coding sequence ATGCCTCAGACGCTTCAAGCCAAAGATATCGACCTGCGTTACTTAATTGACAATTTTGGTCTTCAACTGGTTCAAGATGACCTATTCTTTCCAGAGTGGCAAGAAAACTTACCAGAAATCACCGATTTAGACAAACAACTTCTAGATAAAGTCAAAGCAGGTTATCTAAATTTGCTGAATTACCCACCTTTGTTAGAAGATGCGATTAGAATGGCAATTCTCGATCCGCTTCTATTTATTGGAGACTTTTATTTAGCTCCTTTTTATGTAAAATCGGAAGAACCTATAGAAATCAACCTAGAAGATAAGGAAAATCTTATTAAGGGGAAAATTGACACTTTAGTATTAAAAGACCAATTTTGGGTCATGGTCATTGAGTCCAAAAGAGCCTCTTTTTCAATAGAAGCTGGACTCCCGCAAATTCTAACTTATATGTTGGCTAATCCTCATTCAGGACAACCTAGCTTCGGCATGATTACTACAGGAGGAAGTTTCATATTTATTAAACTAGTAAAAAATGCAATTGCCCAATATGCCACTTCTAATATATTTGATCTTCGCAATCGCGGTAACGAGCTATACAGCGTCCTTAGCATATTGAAAAAACTCAGTCAATCTGTCATGTTTGATTGTTAG
- a CDS encoding DUF4258 domain-containing protein — MKEIRFSDHAQLKMEVLATHNIIIDSDFVIEAVRSPDRIETGDEDKLIAQKSLNESLVLRVVYREFNAFIFIVTLYPGRKSRYEKD; from the coding sequence ATGAAAGAAATTCGCTTTAGCGATCATGCTCAATTAAAAATGGAGGTTTTAGCAACTCATAACATAATTATAGATTCAGATTTTGTCATAGAAGCAGTGCGATCGCCTGATAGAATAGAAACTGGCGACGAAGATAAGTTGATCGCACAAAAAAGCTTGAATGAAAGTTTAGTGCTTCGGGTTGTTTATAGAGAATTCAATGCTTTCATTTTCATCGTCACTCTTTATCCAGGTAGGAAGTCTAGATATGAAAAAGATTAG
- a CDS encoding DUF86 domain-containing protein, with translation MSRDDAALLDIIRAGQLILEFAQGLSREQLNSDVRTQSAILYQIAVMGEATKRLSREFREQHPEAPWDDMAGMRDIVAHQYDRIDLDIVWQVIQRNIPELLSVLVTLLPHPDP, from the coding sequence ATGTCGCGGGATGATGCTGCACTGCTTGATATTATTCGAGCCGGCCAGTTAATTTTAGAGTTTGCTCAGGGACTCAGCCGCGAGCAATTAAACTCAGATGTGCGTACCCAGTCTGCAATTCTTTACCAAATTGCAGTGATGGGAGAGGCAACGAAACGATTATCTCGTGAATTTCGCGAACAGCATCCAGAAGCCCCGTGGGATGATATGGCAGGGATGCGAGATATTGTTGCCCATCAATACGATCGGATCGATCTTGATATTGTTTGGCAGGTGATTCAACGGAATATTCCTGAACTCCTCAGCGTGTTGGTGACTTTGCTGCCCCATCCAGATCCGTAA
- a CDS encoding type II toxin-antitoxin system HicB family antitoxin, with the protein MNQLKYRVNIIWSDEDNSYLVELPEFANDIQRYFTHGETYQEALSNAQEVLELLVESYQVEGKLLPQPHTLQAV; encoded by the coding sequence ATGAATCAACTGAAATATCGAGTTAATATTATTTGGTCTGATGAAGACAACAGTTATTTAGTAGAATTGCCAGAGTTTGCCAATGACATCCAACGCTATTTTACGCACGGCGAGACTTACCAAGAAGCCTTAAGCAATGCTCAAGAGGTATTAGAATTACTCGTTGAAAGTTATCAAGTTGAAGGAAAGCTGCTGCCCCAACCCCACACTTTACAGGCGGTGTAA
- a CDS encoding DASH family cryptochrome: protein MTSPRILIWYRNDLRVRDHQPLHHAIQANPETLIPVYCFDPRQWGETAYGFPKTGAFRGQFLLESLADLRVSLQRLGSNLVLRTGKPETILPQIAQEFGISHIYYYQEVTSEERAVETSLEAALQPLGITLKPFWGHTLYHPEDLPFEVSQLPELFTHFRKAVEKSATLRPTYPTPQSLPPLPPLDAGLLPQLADFGLNAPEPDPRAAIRFQGGETEGQNRLQHYFWKQDFLKAYKETRNGMLGADYSSKFSPWLALGCLSPRYIYEQVKAYEAQRLANDSTYWLVFELLWRDYFRLICAKHGDRIFRSSGLQGIEIPWKEDWKRFNLWREGKTGFPLVDANMRELAATGFMSNRGRQNVASFLTKNLGINWQMGAEWFESLLIDYDVCSNYGNWNYTAGVGNDARGFRFFNILKQSKDYDPQGDYVKHWLPELANLPASKVHEPWKLLPVEQQRFNLRLGVDYPHPVVDLFKSAADNERLYNAAISDRPSSNRKK, encoded by the coding sequence GTGACATCACCACGTATTCTCATCTGGTATCGTAACGATCTGCGAGTTCGCGATCATCAACCTCTACATCACGCCATCCAAGCCAACCCAGAAACCCTGATTCCCGTTTACTGTTTCGATCCTAGACAATGGGGAGAAACTGCCTATGGCTTTCCTAAAACAGGGGCATTTCGCGGACAATTCTTACTCGAAAGTTTGGCAGATTTGCGGGTCTCTTTGCAACGCCTCGGATCGAACTTAGTTCTTCGCACAGGCAAGCCTGAAACGATTTTGCCGCAAATTGCCCAAGAATTCGGCATTTCCCATATTTATTATTACCAAGAAGTCACTTCCGAAGAACGTGCAGTTGAAACCAGCTTAGAAGCTGCATTGCAACCGTTAGGAATTACCCTCAAACCCTTTTGGGGACATACCCTCTATCATCCCGAAGACTTGCCCTTTGAGGTGTCTCAACTTCCCGAACTATTTACCCACTTTCGCAAAGCCGTAGAAAAGTCAGCTACCCTTCGCCCAACCTATCCTACCCCCCAATCTTTACCGCCATTACCGCCCCTAGATGCGGGTTTATTGCCCCAGTTAGCCGATTTTGGTCTAAACGCTCCCGAACCCGATCCGCGTGCTGCAATCCGCTTTCAGGGTGGGGAAACGGAAGGACAAAACCGCCTCCAGCATTACTTTTGGAAACAGGATTTTCTCAAAGCTTACAAAGAAACGCGCAATGGGATGCTGGGTGCAGACTATTCTTCTAAATTCTCTCCCTGGCTGGCGTTGGGTTGTCTATCGCCGCGCTACATTTACGAACAGGTGAAGGCATACGAAGCGCAACGACTGGCGAATGACTCAACCTATTGGCTGGTGTTTGAACTATTGTGGCGAGACTATTTTCGCCTAATTTGCGCTAAACATGGCGATCGCATTTTTCGTTCCTCCGGTTTACAGGGGATTGAAATTCCCTGGAAAGAAGACTGGAAGCGCTTCAACCTCTGGCGAGAAGGAAAAACTGGCTTTCCCCTGGTTGATGCCAATATGCGCGAGTTAGCCGCGACTGGTTTCATGTCTAACCGTGGCAGGCAAAATGTCGCCAGTTTTTTAACTAAAAACTTGGGTATCAACTGGCAAATGGGTGCAGAGTGGTTTGAATCGCTATTAATTGATTACGATGTTTGCAGCAATTATGGTAACTGGAACTATACGGCAGGCGTGGGGAATGATGCGCGGGGTTTCCGGTTTTTTAATATCCTCAAACAATCGAAAGATTACGATCCGCAAGGGGATTATGTCAAACACTGGCTACCCGAACTCGCCAATCTACCCGCCAGTAAGGTTCACGAACCCTGGAAACTTTTACCCGTAGAACAGCAGCGTTTTAATCTCCGTTTGGGGGTAGATTATCCCCATCCGGTGGTTGATTTATTTAAATCTGCCGCAGATAATGAACGGTTATACAATGCGGCAATCTCCGATCGACCATCCAGCAATCGAAAAAAGTAA
- a CDS encoding AbrB/MazE/SpoVT family DNA-binding domain-containing protein has translation MEVTHLSSAGHVILPKNSRVARQWKAGQELIAIDMGDGILLKPKNPFPATTLEQVAGCLKYQGTPKKLEEMEVKMSYDIREQSS, from the coding sequence ATGGAAGTAACTCATTTATCTAGCGCAGGACACGTTATTCTCCCCAAGAACTCGCGGGTTGCTCGCCAATGGAAAGCAGGGCAAGAATTAATAGCAATTGATATGGGGGATGGGATTTTGTTAAAGCCTAAAAATCCTTTCCCAGCAACGACATTAGAACAGGTTGCAGGGTGCTTGAAATATCAAGGAACGCCAAAAAAACTGGAAGAGATGGAAGTTAAAATGAGTTATGATATCAGGGAGCAATCAAGTTGA
- a CDS encoding DevA family ABC transporter ATP-binding protein: MVLEAYKSNLDHLPEKNQPAIAVHQLNHYFGHGELRKQALFEINLEISPGEIVIMTGPSGSGKTTLLTLMGGLRSAQDGSLKILGQEMRGASKKQLMKIRRNIGYIFQAHNLLTFLTAKQNVRMALELHEEYLKQDMDAIATEILTAVGLGDRTDYYAENLSGGQKQRVAIARALVSNPKIVLADEPTAALDKKSGRDVVEMMQKLAKERGCTILLVTHDNRILDIADRIVYMEDGRLAEDPNAASS, from the coding sequence ATGGTTTTAGAAGCTTATAAGTCTAATTTAGACCACCTTCCAGAGAAGAATCAACCCGCTATTGCCGTTCATCAACTGAATCATTACTTTGGTCACGGCGAACTCAGAAAGCAAGCTTTATTTGAGATTAACTTAGAAATTAGTCCAGGCGAAATTGTAATTATGACCGGGCCTTCGGGTTCTGGGAAAACCACGCTTTTAACCCTGATGGGAGGGCTGCGTTCTGCCCAAGACGGAAGCTTGAAAATCCTGGGTCAAGAAATGCGCGGCGCGAGTAAAAAGCAACTGATGAAAATTCGGCGCAATATTGGTTATATCTTCCAAGCCCATAATTTACTCACCTTTTTAACCGCCAAGCAAAATGTCAGAATGGCCTTAGAATTGCATGAAGAATATCTCAAGCAGGATATGGATGCGATCGCCACTGAGATTTTAACCGCCGTCGGTTTAGGCGATCGCACCGACTACTACGCCGAAAACCTCTCAGGCGGACAAAAACAACGAGTTGCGATCGCCCGCGCCCTCGTCAGTAACCCTAAAATAGTCTTAGCCGACGAACCCACCGCCGCCTTAGATAAAAAATCCGGTCGAGATGTCGTTGAAATGATGCAAAAACTCGCCAAAGAACGCGGCTGTACCATCCTACTCGTCACCCACGATAACCGCATTCTCGATATCGCCGATCGCATCGTCTACATGGAAGATGGACGCCTCGCTGAAGATCCCAATGCAGCGAGTTCCTAA
- a CDS encoding nucleotidyltransferase family protein produces MKLSPSLRIKLPQQEIADFCQQWKVQEMSFFGSVLRDDFRPDSDIDVMVDFEDDATWGILELVRMKRQLKTLLGREVDLLTKKSIEQSHNRIRQQEILGTAQVIYVAG; encoded by the coding sequence ATCAAGTTGAGTCCATCTTTAAGAATCAAATTGCCTCAACAAGAAATTGCTGATTTTTGTCAGCAATGGAAGGTTCAAGAGATGTCTTTTTTCGGTTCTGTTTTACGCGACGATTTTCGACCAGATAGCGATATCGATGTGATGGTTGATTTTGAGGATGATGCGACTTGGGGAATTTTAGAGCTAGTGCGGATGAAACGCCAACTGAAAACTCTCTTGGGACGTGAAGTTGATTTACTGACCAAGAAATCTATCGAGCAAAGTCATAATAGGATTCGTCAGCAAGAAATCTTAGGAACGGCTCAGGTTATCTATGTCGCGGGATGA
- the devC gene encoding ABC transporter permease DevC, translated as MMFQKLWQKTPLAWLQVKREKNRLAVALAGIAFADILMFVQLGFKDALYDASVKPHYALEGDLFMINPQFETLFQVKSFQRDRLFQARAIPGVESVSSLLIGTGQWRNPETRMTRPILVFGLDPARPAFQLPEIHQSADALKMLNRVVYDQAGRPEYGNIAELFQQTNPLPIQLNDLDVRVAGIFTLGASFAADGNVIASDSTFLRLFPTRQANQIDVGLIHLSPGTDIAEVQATLRASLPNDVSILTIDEFAEREKIYWGNSTPIGFIFGFGTIIGFIVGIVIVYQILYSDVSDHLAEYATLKAMGYSDRYLVSVLIQEALILAVLGFIPGSILSLGLYHLAQTATLLPIVMTVNRSITVFSLTVTMCVFSGAIAMRKLQAADPADVFS; from the coding sequence GTGATGTTTCAAAAACTCTGGCAGAAAACCCCCCTCGCCTGGTTGCAAGTTAAACGAGAAAAGAATCGTTTGGCAGTGGCGCTAGCAGGCATTGCTTTTGCCGATATTTTGATGTTTGTGCAATTGGGGTTTAAAGATGCCCTGTACGATGCCTCGGTGAAGCCACACTATGCTTTAGAGGGAGATTTGTTCATGATCAACCCTCAGTTTGAAACTCTGTTTCAGGTCAAAAGCTTTCAGCGCGATCGCCTTTTTCAAGCGAGGGCAATTCCGGGGGTTGAATCGGTAAGTTCGCTCTTAATTGGTACCGGACAATGGCGCAACCCAGAAACGCGCATGACTCGCCCGATTTTAGTCTTTGGCCTCGATCCCGCTAGACCGGCTTTTCAGTTACCAGAAATTCATCAAAGCGCAGATGCTCTTAAGATGTTGAATCGCGTGGTTTACGACCAGGCGGGAAGACCGGAATATGGCAATATTGCTGAGTTATTTCAACAAACCAATCCTTTACCCATTCAACTCAACGATCTTGATGTGCGGGTGGCGGGAATCTTTACCCTAGGGGCTTCTTTTGCAGCAGATGGGAATGTCATTGCTAGCGATTCTACGTTTTTAAGGTTATTTCCCACGCGCCAAGCCAATCAAATTGATGTGGGGTTAATTCATTTAAGTCCGGGTACCGATATTGCTGAGGTGCAAGCCACTTTACGAGCCAGTTTACCTAATGATGTCAGTATTTTAACGATTGATGAATTCGCCGAACGTGAAAAAATCTATTGGGGAAATAGTACCCCCATTGGTTTTATTTTCGGCTTTGGGACAATTATTGGCTTTATTGTTGGGATTGTGATTGTTTATCAAATTCTCTATTCTGATGTTTCCGATCACTTGGCAGAATACGCTACCCTGAAGGCGATGGGGTATAGCGATCGCTATTTGGTGAGCGTGTTAATTCAAGAAGCCCTAATTTTAGCCGTACTTGGGTTTATTCCGGGTAGCATTCTCTCTTTAGGCTTGTATCATTTAGCCCAAACTGCCACTTTATTACCCATTGTTATGACGGTGAATCGTTCGATTACCGTGTTTTCTTTAACGGTGACAATGTGCGTGTTTTCGGGTGCGATCGCCATGCGAAAACTGCAAGCCGCAGATCCGGCAGATGTATTTAGTTAA
- a CDS encoding acetamidase/formamidase family protein — translation MTNRRDFLLGSAATAAVTSLLHGKQGKAQTKRAEIKALQEGFVGQYQGGVYLLPATDETVQWGWFNNAETPRARIRSGDTILLETMMASQNQVLPGVSIEEITKLRVDHPGRGPHTITGPIFIEGAQPGDVLKIKINRIVPRSYGTNWNLPGDLNLGQFPNLFPEAQAKHFYLDTRRGVTEFLPGIELPVRPFPGILGVARAESGQYSTVPPGPFGGNLDCREMVEGTTVYLPVFVEGALLWSGDSHAVQGNGEINLTAVETAFNELNLTVEVLKGRTLAWPRIESPTHWMTLGYDRDMNVALRIMEEETLKFLSEWKGLSAQDARRYMATYGDIRVAEVVNQLKGVYCMLPKNDSPAVPRLPQADTQNSYVTYAVQGDAMEAMNQSALALIRRVQEEKRLSALDAYSLASLALDARIQTPEAGAYSVHCLMPRSTWVS, via the coding sequence ATGACAAACCGCCGCGACTTTTTACTGGGTAGCGCTGCTACTGCCGCAGTTACCTCTCTTTTGCATGGAAAGCAAGGAAAAGCCCAAACTAAACGAGCAGAAATTAAAGCCTTGCAAGAAGGTTTTGTGGGGCAATACCAAGGAGGAGTTTATCTTCTTCCCGCTACCGATGAAACCGTGCAATGGGGTTGGTTTAATAATGCTGAAACGCCCCGCGCCCGTATCCGTTCGGGGGATACGATTCTTCTAGAAACCATGATGGCTTCTCAAAATCAAGTTTTGCCAGGAGTTTCTATTGAAGAAATCACCAAGTTGCGCGTCGATCATCCAGGGCGAGGACCGCACACCATTACAGGCCCTATTTTCATTGAAGGGGCGCAGCCTGGAGATGTTCTCAAAATTAAAATTAACCGCATTGTCCCCCGCAGTTATGGCACCAATTGGAACTTACCGGGCGATTTGAACCTAGGACAATTTCCTAACCTTTTCCCTGAAGCGCAAGCCAAACATTTCTACCTCGATACCAGACGCGGGGTGACAGAATTTTTACCCGGAATTGAGTTACCCGTGCGTCCCTTCCCTGGGATTTTAGGGGTAGCCCGCGCCGAAAGCGGTCAATATAGTACAGTACCTCCAGGACCGTTTGGCGGTAATTTAGACTGTCGGGAAATGGTAGAAGGAACGACGGTTTATCTGCCCGTTTTTGTGGAAGGTGCTTTACTATGGTCGGGTGATTCCCATGCCGTACAGGGCAATGGTGAAATTAACTTAACCGCAGTAGAAACCGCGTTTAATGAACTCAATCTCACGGTTGAAGTTCTCAAAGGAAGAACGCTTGCTTGGCCAAGAATTGAATCTCCGACCCATTGGATGACGCTAGGCTACGATCGCGATATGAACGTTGCTCTGCGGATTATGGAAGAAGAAACGCTCAAGTTCCTATCTGAATGGAAAGGATTGAGCGCTCAAGATGCGCGTCGATATATGGCAACCTATGGGGATATTCGGGTTGCTGAAGTGGTGAATCAACTGAAGGGCGTTTACTGTATGCTGCCTAAAAATGACAGTCCGGCAGTACCCCGTTTGCCTCAAGCGGATACACAGAACTCTTATGTCACCTACGCAGTACAAGGCGATGCGATGGAGGCGATGAATCAATCGGCCTTGGCGTTAATTAGACGGGTACAAGAAGAAAAAAGACTATCAGCACTAGATGCTTATTCTCTGGCAAGTTTGGCACTAGATGCCCGCATTCAAACCCCAGAAGCAGGTGCCTATAGCGTTCATTGCTTAATGCCTCGCTCGACTTGGGTTTCCTAA
- a CDS encoding TetR/AcrR family transcriptional regulator, which yields MPKIVDRAQYRQELLSKCFNLFAQQGYGSVTMRQIAQEIGVSTGTLYHYFPSKESLFEQLVEYISCQDTDEQNLAEIRQMPTLQARIETMFAVITRQEEYLMHQTLMLVDFCRYQGREEINCHQYFSPVAERYEQAILDCLGLEDEVLARAIATFIEGVIIRRLYLGDRIDITEQAQMLGQMVVAYLEK from the coding sequence ATGCCTAAGATTGTAGACCGCGCTCAATACCGTCAAGAGTTGCTGAGTAAGTGCTTTAACTTGTTTGCCCAACAAGGTTACGGCTCCGTTACAATGCGACAAATTGCCCAAGAAATTGGGGTATCGACGGGAACCCTTTATCACTATTTCCCCAGTAAAGAAAGCCTATTCGAGCAATTGGTGGAATACATCAGTTGCCAGGATACTGACGAGCAAAATCTGGCTGAAATTCGGCAGATGCCCACATTGCAAGCCCGGATCGAGACAATGTTTGCCGTGATTACCCGCCAGGAAGAATACCTGATGCATCAAACGTTGATGCTGGTTGATTTTTGTCGGTACCAAGGGCGCGAGGAGATTAACTGCCATCAATACTTTAGCCCGGTGGCCGAGCGTTACGAACAGGCCATTTTAGACTGTTTGGGTCTTGAGGATGAAGTTTTAGCGCGGGCGATCGCAACTTTCATTGAAGGGGTCATCATCCGGCGACTCTATTTAGGCGATCGCATCGACATCACCGAACAAGCCCAAATGCTCGGACAAATGGTTGTTGCTTACTTAGAAAAATAA
- a CDS encoding nucleotidyltransferase family protein, with protein MDRIREFCHKWQVTEFALFGSVLRDDFRPESDIDVLIAFSPTAKRGLTETLQMRDELQAIFNRPVDLIIKAAIERSENWLRRKNILESAQVIYVA; from the coding sequence ATGGATCGAATTCGTGAGTTTTGTCACAAGTGGCAAGTTACCGAATTTGCCCTGTTTGGCTCTGTTTTACGCGATGATTTTCGCCCTGAAAGCGATATTGATGTGTTAATCGCCTTTTCTCCCACTGCGAAACGGGGGCTAACCGAAACACTGCAAATGCGCGATGAACTGCAAGCTATTTTTAACCGACCTGTAGATTTAATTATAAAAGCTGCGATCGAACGCAGTGAAAACTGGCTCAGACGTAAAAATATTTTGGAATCTGCACAAGTTATTTATGTCGCGTGA
- a CDS encoding DUF2283 domain-containing protein has product MKKISYSKDVDALLIELSSDPIAYAEHEGQVILHYSQDAKLVLVEILDFRRLMSHEMVTALLAS; this is encoded by the coding sequence ATGAAAAAGATTAGCTATAGCAAAGATGTTGATGCTCTATTGATTGAACTTTCCAGCGATCCAATTGCCTATGCTGAACACGAAGGACAAGTAATTTTACATTACTCTCAAGATGCCAAACTAGTTCTAGTTGAAATCCTAGACTTTCGACGGTTGATGTCACATGAAATGGTGACTGCATTGTTGGCCTCATAA